The Anas acuta chromosome 1, bAnaAcu1.1, whole genome shotgun sequence genome segment GACAGCTGGCCAGGTACAAGAATGAGCTTCAGTTCTACCTATAGCATTTCAATGACAGTCTGTAGTCAGTTAACTCTGGATACTTCTAGCAAAGACTGCCTGACAGCACAGAGCATCTGCTAACAGTCCACTCATTCCGATTCAAATggttaagtattttaaattccttcctccttccattTCCCTGGGTTAAACGTGTATTTTCTTTGGATTTGGGAAGAAATACAGACTCATTTCTTGTTACTCTGCTCTCCATTCTGGCATAAGAAGTATTATCCTGGAGTCAGGAGAGAACAAACTAGCTGCCAACTGTCCAACGACCCCAAATCACTCTGATGTGCAGAGGCGGAGGACATACGAGCAAGGCTGGAACTCAGAGATATCATCAGGAAAGAGAAGCATGATAGCACACAGTCCTTTTCCAAAGCTTCCCACTTATTGTGGATGCAGCACAGGGACTCCGTGATGAAGCACCAGAACAAGGAAAGCAGGAATACAGACAAAGCATTTCCTCAGCAGTGGGTTTTCAAAAGAATGAAGTCATCTGAAAGCTCAAAAACACAGGATTCCCAGAGCAGTAAGCAGAATTGTGCAATTCAAAAACACAGAGACGTGACTCTTACTTTCAAAGGGctttatattacaaaaaaaaatgaagtcacaACGAATGCGAAAAATCCATTCAATGAGGCTTGTTTCCAGTTTGCTAGgaaagctgctttctcttctttattcCCAGCCTACTGCTGAAAACATGATTGCCAAAACAGTGACACCTTGAGCTAGATTTTTAAAGTCAAACTTGCTCTGCCAGATCCAGTACTCTGAACTTGTCCAGGTTGTAGAAACAAGCCTTCACCACTCGGCCTCCGAAGTATCTTCCATTTAGATCCACAACAGCTGGAATTGAAACCAAAAACAGGTCAGCAAGCAGCAATTCAGTAAACTAAAAATTTCTTTAGCTAAACAGTTTAATGAGTAGGACTGTTTAATCTATTTGAGGAAATTAACTCTGAAATTCATTACACAATTTAGTAACCTACCTTTGATTGCAGATTCAACCCGTTCAAACtctaaaaatattcttacaGCTTCATCATCAGGGGCACCAggaatctaaaaaaaaaaacaaccaacaaacgTGATTAGAACATATGAAAACTACTGTTTTATGTTACTGTTCTTCACAAAAGTAGCGAGaagaacacaacaaaaatagGCAGGTATAATTCAATTCTCCAGTTGCCAACAGGAGGTAGAATACTACCAAACTTGTGTGTCCTTTCTCTAAGGAAATCTTTCAGAGCAACTGGATTGAGAAGCTTCTACAATTTAATCCCATAAAGAGCTCACAGTAAAAGACTAATTTAACAGGAGGAACTAAAATGTTCCAAAAGCACAACACCTGGGGATTTTGCCCATTTTCTGACATTAAAAGTTTGTATTGTACATATATTGAAAATATAGAATCACTACAGAGCAAATAACCCTGTGAGATCTTCTTATCTATGCCCCTTCTGTACAGCAGTAGCATGCCAGTCCTGGGAGACAGATACCCAGTTCACTTTTGGAGCAGCCAGAGAGACCATCTCTTACCTCAAAGATGACACACTTCCCAACCTTGCCGTATTTTTCACATTCTTCCTTTGTTTCAACTTCTAGATCTTCGTCTACCTCCCCAGCACCTACCATGTTCTGAAAGtttaaacaacaaacaacccATTGGATGTTGTCTGAAGAGACAGTTACGTCAACAGATCACGGATGCATGCAGCTGTGAACATTAATTCCCCAAGCTTGTATTTACCAGGTCAAAAACCATTCTGTCAATTGCCACAGGGCTAGATCGTTCCATAGGACTGAGACACTGTGACATGGTCACGGTGTAATCTAAATCAGTGTCAATTTATAGTCACAACTTGTATCTCAGGGAGGCATATTTCTCCACAGAGCACTATGTAGGTGCAGGACAGAATTGTCCAAGCTTGTACAGTTGCAGTAATAGCAGCACAGGTTTAAGCATTAAAACCAGTTGTATACACTGAAAATATCAAGACACGACCCCTTACTCACAACTTACCCTTAGTAACACCACTTTAGTTGGGCATTTCAGTATCTCAGTCAACGGGTTAGAATCCGTTTTCTTGGTTGCATCTGCTATGAAAAGAGTAAAGTGAATCATGGAATAATTTAAGGCTGAAGCAGATTTAAAGCTCATATGGGGCCTTTTTATCAAATCCTACTGTTATCAAACAGTGAAATAAGTCAATAAATGTAGTTTCATATTGGTGAGGAACAGTCTTCCAGAACTTGTAGCTACTTGGAAGGAcaataagcagaaaaaacatTGCTCCAGAGAACAGACAATGTACTATTTCTTTCATTGAAGTCACTCGTAAGTTCAAAATTGCAAGAGACCCACtaagaactacaaaaaaaataaaataatcagatcTCCTGACTTCCAACACTTGTGCTAAGGCAGAAGTGCTGTTCTAGTAAACCTAAATGTTGTCTCTAGATCCAACAACAGCATATAGGGAAGGGGAGAACaagataaaataattaacagAAGATCACCCCCAGGAAAGATGAATTTCCACAGGAAGGAACAAGAGTCATTCTTCCAACTAACTAGTATTTTCTGCTAGGACAGATGGCAAACAGAAATCCAGGAGCTCCCACTGAGCCTGAGCTATTATTTccccaacctttttttttttttttttttttttttttacaaacttATTGGCACAGGACAAAATTACCTTTCTCTGTAGCATCGCCAACAATGATCTTGCCACCCCTCTTGCTTGTTTTCTCTACAGAtagtgctgtgctcagcccctGTTCATGCTTTCCCAGCCCCTGACCCTCTCTGAAACCATACTTCTGCATGATTTTATGAGCTACTGTCcctctgcaaaaagaaaaagcatcagTTAGTAAAGGTTTCTCACAAGAACATCACCATTGCTTTTCTCGAGAGTGCTCAAATACTCAAAAGTTGCTTATACTTTTCCAAACACAACCAAACTCCTATTAGCAGTGCAAGTCAGCATCATAAACTCCACAGTAAGTCACACAACATATTACAACAAGGCCCATTTAGCTCAGTTTCTTATCTTTGTCAGTGGCTGCTATCAAAAGCTTGAGAGAAGAGGCAGATGAGGAACCATCTGTTTCCCGCGTTAGATTACTCCTACTATCTATTGTTTTGAACTCTGCATAAGATCCAAAGTACACAGCTTTGCTAGCCCCTCCTATGACAACACGGATATTCTTAGTATTAATTTACATGTCTCTCCTTTCTGAGTTGTGAGGCAATGATTCCCTCATCTATTTAAAAGTGTTATCTTTGTTGTCATTTCTTTAGTGACCATAACAGGCCAAGGCATAAAAGAAATGTCATGGTGCAGTAGTTTACACCACAGTAAATATTCTACTCTCAGTCACTCCCACTTTACCAACATGCACGCTGCACAGAAAACATCAGATCAATGACTACATGACCATTTTCTAGCCATACCATATGAAACATACAAAggcccattaaaaaaaaatgctaaaaagtCTGTCTATGCAATGCTTAAAGGTCAAGACACTGAGTCGCAAACTAAGCAGCAGCCAAATGGGTAGTCAAAATAAGACAGTTTACATAATATTTTTAGCACTTCTTTCAATGAAGTGCAGGCTCCAGGGTAGAGCTAACTAGAGGCAGTAACAATAGATGAATTGGTCCACCAACACTActaatttataatttttctgagcaatgttaaaaaaaaaaaagtgtttccattaaaaaaagcTGCATGAAAAACTGTCTCCAAAACCAGAAATGTAGTGTAATGATGTAATAAACCATAATTTTAGGGCTGTGTTCCTCCTGAATGCAGTTTGGATCAATGAGGCTGCACTTCTGCAACACCCAATATGACTGATGAGAGGGCCATAGCTAACCACTACACCTTTCAAATGGGTTTTCTAAGCTGCTTTTAACTGTAATTTTGACTTTACTTTGCCACCACAGTAGTAACACAAGCATTGCAAACAATGCTAACCCAAGGCAGAAAAGTGAACAGACAGATTTGCAGCCATAGCTGCTGCCACAATCATGCAAATGTGCCCTGAATTTTGGAAGAGACAAATGAAGAGTTGAAGTGATTTGCCCATTGGTATGTAACAAATTCAGGACAAAGCTGGAAAAGAACCAACAAACCAGAGTTGAAGTGATTTGCCCATTGGTATGTAACAAATTCAGGACAAAGCTGGAAAAGAACCAACAAACCAGAGTTGAAGTGATTTGCCCATTGGTATGTAACAAATTCAGGacaaagctggaaaagaaaccTAGAGGAACTATGAAACGCCATCTGTGCTTTCCTGCAAACTACATTAGCTTGGCTTGTACAAGCCATAAACACTTCATACTGGAATGTGGCTCCAAAACTTGCCCTAAAATCACAGCCTTGAACACAGCCACTTCCAATGCATTTCTCTAATTCAAGAAAATCCACTGCTTTTTCTGCATCCTGTCAGTTAGGACTACACGCACTCAGACTAACCATATGCATGCAGTGGGTTATGTTCTTCTCTACTGACAAGTATTTTAACTTTTGATTTCCACcacctaatatttttttccacagcacgTAAACATGTCAAACATTTACCCCATGTTAGCAAGGAAAGAGTTGCTAGGTCCCGTGGGGGAACGAGGTCTGTCTGGCTCATCATACACTGGAGGAGGAATAGCTGCTTTAGAAGATGGTGCCCGAGGTCTTGACTCCTCTTCAAATGGGAATGATGctacagctgaagaaaagagatATTTGATTATTCACTAAAATATGCTGAACAACCTATTTGTTATGAACACTACAGCACTGTACCTTCAAGTTAACTCACAGAAAGATCTCCAActacaaactgtatttttttctcctttaatacTGACAAAGTCCACATAAATCCAAATcagaagaatgttttctttgcatgttCAGTTTTAATATTCCCCCGTCTCtatctcccttcctctccctctctatCCCCTTCACCAACCAAAATTTAAAGAGTTATTCTGGATTTCCCTCACAGAATGAGTTTGTATCCAGAAGTCTATAATGCATGCATTACTCTCTTACTTATCAActggcaaaaagaaacattacaaGGCCACCTGCActacaatgagtttatctagACAGAGTACAAGCAAACTTAAAGCTCCATTCATCAGAACATGattatgacaaaaaaaattatcaatGCACACAGCCTGGGGCCTGAgagctgcaaagaaaagaacacTGTACATTTACACAAAGGAGAAAtcagtctttcaaaaaaaaaaaaagaattcaaagcCAAATATTTGTACAGTCTTAAGAGATCTTACTGACAATTTTTGTACTGAAACTTTTCCTGGGGGATggacacacacgcacacacacatatatatatatcatactGATTAGATTATTGTACTATCTTCCATTGACAAGTCGAAttgaaaaaaagttaaaaaaaaaaaacacaacaaaaaatctaCAGAACACTAAAGAAAATATGCAGAACACACTTTGAAATGTATCTATGGACTGACTTCATTATAGATTATTTTCTTGAGAACTAGTGTTTGTAACTTTCCAATATGTCAGATGTGAAGTTTGAGAACAccatatgaggaaaaaaaatccctatttaAGCAGCAGACAGACTGGACTACGGAACTTCTGCTacagcaatattttctgagGTTTTTCCAGCCTAGCTTTGGGTGTCGAGTAACAAGCAGCACAAAGATTTCCTTGTGAGATCATCTCACTTTTTGAAAGCTCTCCCCCTTATGATATTTCTACCATTTCCAgcctatatttatttttccttgacaCCACTCAATTGCTCTTAATTATTGACTCAAAATGATCTTTCTGTTTTTAGTGTTTACACACTTCAAATACTTTCACTGTTATATCATTCACTTACTCTGCcaagcttcattttttatttgaatctTCTCTTAAATAAAATCTGGACTTCCAAAGGGAAGTCTTTTAGGtgcattttcattattatttttaacaacgtaaaataacaaacagcatgttgtgtatttaaaaatgtaaaataatcaGACATGCAAACAAGAGCAGTTTTCTTCTTACAGCAAGATTATGCCATCTAGTGGACAActccaaccatcaacctgaacTCATTAATGGAAATCCTGGTAGACAAAACTCTTCAGTAGATAACACATCCATCGAAAACTTAAAATGTAGTGTCTGTAGTGCATGAcccctttaaaaaaagcattcataaaGTATCTCCTAAAACAAAGGACAATGGAGAAAATCTCTCTGTACCACAGAGGTTTCTAGCCTACCTAAAGAAACCTGTCTGCAACACTTCTTTTACAtcacaaatcacagaatggctcaggttggaagggaccttaaagaccatctagttccaaccgccctgccataggcaggagcaccacccactagattgaggccctgagcaactcATCGAGCCTGGCACTGAACCTTCCAGGGATGAAGCattcacagtttctctgggcaacctgttccagtgcctcaccatcctcagagtgaagaattttctcctaccatctaatctaaatctcatCTCTTGTGGTTTAAAACCAcccctccttgtcctatcactatctggCTGAGTAAAAATTCActatccatctttttttataagccccctttaagaactggaaggctgcagttaggtcttccttctcttcttcgggctgaacacccccagctctctcagcctttcttcacagaagtgttccagtcctctgatcatcttggtggccttcctctggacccactctaacaggtccatgtctttcttttgCTAACAGCCTCAGTGAGTAACTAAACATGGTTACAACAGACCAGCCTGCTAAAACACTTCTCTAGCAATACAGAAACCATCCTTTAGAACAGAGATGTGAAACAGTAATATCACAGGCTCCCTACAGCCAAACCCAACAACAAGCAACTAGTACAGGTCCTTGGACCAGAAAGAACCACACAAGAATTGCAGGATGACTTAATTGACTAGAAGGTTGAGTGATAATCAAGCGACACTACTAGATTTTAGAGAACAGGGTTTTGTCATACTTACGTTCTTTGTCCTTCTCAACAAGAGAAGTGGGTGGTGCAATAGCAGCCCCTCCCATACctatgaagaaaacagaaaagaacatgGATGTATGGTTAGGTTCTGCTGCTTGGAATAGCTTCACTGAAATTTAACACAGCTGCTGGCTCCTTGCCAGCCAACTCTTAAAATGCATCACtgtaaacagaaaagcagcaaccAAGGAGTTGGAGTTAATAACTAGAAACAAATGAAAGGCACGTCCAAGGAAGACAACACCACACTGCTGTGATGTACTACATATTGTATCTATAATAAACATACTCTGCAggatttcagaaataaagactACAAAGGAAACACAGTACAAAGCCCCTTTCTTGTTTTAGTGTACAATATTTTAACGTAGTCCCAAACATCCAAGGTAGAGCACATGTTTTAGATGTCCTTTgtcagaaattttcttttctaaaataaaactagaGCTGAATTATTTACGGTTAACTTTGTTgctaaaaagaacaaaatttgtTTATGTAAAGATACGTCATTACCCAGATCCACATCTTGCTAACCAGTTTTAAGGGTATTCAGATAATAAATACAGGAATGGCGAGCACTAACAGTGAAAACTCAACTGTGGTTCTCATAGCCTAATTAAATCTCGTATCTCCCTTCTTTCCTGGAACCTACACCATATAGAAACTTAAAACAGGTATCAACAAAGTGTGAATagggttttttttccacaaataacTAAAGTGACGTCTCcttccatgggaaaaaaatgctttctgtattAAAATGGTTATGATGTAATAAAATGCTAGGTTTATTCTAAAGGCTCAGAAGAAACAGCACACCTCTCAGCCGAGAACAGAGATGAATACAGGACTGCGAACTTCCccatatttctccttttctttcccccataaataaaatgaacaactcccttacttctttttcttctctccctttcgtaatcttcatcttcatcagaATCTGGATCTGGTCTTCTTGAAAACCCACTGGCTTCATGTCTGTCTTTACGTCTTCTAGGAGACACAGTAAGTTAGGATAAGAAACAATCAAAGTTAACTCTGCTTTAATTCATGATACCACCACTTGCTATGTGAGACAGTTACACTCCAATTGGCATTTTATAACATGTTTTTCACAGAGCTGTAAGTAAAcacctttactttttttttgtttgtttttgcttttattattacaggatattatttctaaaatataagATGGATTCAAAGCAAGAGAATTATTTTCCACTTGCAAGCCAGCCAAGGAGAATATAGGGAAATGAGGAAGCATATGAGTGAATCCAGTCCAAATTGACTACACTGACTGAATGACTACAATTAAAAGGTGTTGGATACAAGCAACAGGAAAGTAACAGAGACCTTAAAGAATCACCCTGCATATACTAAGTTACAGTCTTGACTAAATAGCAATCAGCACTGAAACTGTGGAAATGCCAACCCAGAATTCTAATATCCTGTGTGCTAGTTAGAAAGAAGTACAACAGAGCCTTGAGCACTCTTCCTCTACCAGAATAATGAAGATCATAAATAACAGAAGAGGCCAAGTAACTGGAAAAATTAACTTCCACAGTCTATGCAGGGAGACAGAATATGCCTCCTCTAACTCAACAGACTTCAGGCAATTCATACCATGATTAAATTGcttattaatttcatttaaaatgaacaagTAGTATCTTATTGTCGGGGTGACAGATGTTCACCACCTATTTCAATAGGACACTGAGTCTGCATTCAACTTCTTTAATAAGATTAAAAAGCTTTCTTATTCCAGGGAAAGGGCactgaaatgcttaaaaataagtagcattttcttttgtccAGAGACAAGAGTAATAAATATACAATTAACTTACTTAAGCTGAGtgtataatattaaaaaaaaaaaaaaaaaagggaaactaTGCCTCTCAAAGACAGTGCAAGCTATGTAGCTATgtctttaaaactgaaatgcattCGTCTGTCTGTCGtatgtaaaagcagaaaaaatggtTTATCATGATGAGCAATGAAAGGTATTTCTGAAGCCAGGTTATACTGACATTAAATACTCTAAAGCATCTGTGAGGTCACGGTCCGATATTGATGAAGTACCCGAATACTGCTACTAGTattgaaaaacaggaaatatagATGAATTTGGCGAGTGTCTTTCAGATTGCCCGTTACAAGACAAAGAGGATGTAAACAAGATAAATCCTATGACTTTTGCTATGTTAGGTGACTTTagcaaaagaattaaaatacattaattaaaaaaattgtgCTTGTATCtgaaagcataaaatatttctcaataaatctttttaaaagttcCCTGAAACTCTTCAGAGGAACGAAAACAAACATCAATCTTTAGATAACTATTCTTAACTTAACGGTCAATATGCTACGAGTTAAAACAGAAGCcttacttttctctttcttcaatCTCCTTTTGCCTCTCCAGCTCACGCTGCCTCTGTCGTTCCTCTCTCTGACGCTTTACTACTTTTTCATAATCATTTGGAAACATAGGATCATACTCATCTGCCAAAGGAATCAATACATCTCCCGCAGAGAAACCACTTGGTACAGGATCCTTCCAAGAGAAAAGGGAGAGCAGTGATGTTTTTCAGGTGAGATCTGAAAATGACTTCTAGACACAAAGTTTAACGCTTCCTTCTCACTCCCAACCCTGAGAACTCAATTCCTAACTTCCATAATGGAAGTAATAATATCCCAATCTTACTGGCATTAGAAGAaatctttgctttatttcaaaacatttcaccTAGTCTATCACCACTTCAaatttttccatgaagaaagaATCCCCCCAtcaaacaaagcagcagcaaatcaACATGGACAAGAATTTTTCAATATTCATACTAGAAAACGTGTCTTGCTGCTGCAACCGTCTGCAAGGGGTCCTCCCATGCAACGTCAGTCTTTTTCATCATCTGCTACTAATACAATACCAAAGGTAGGCATATAGATCTCCTTTTATCTGGAAGAACTATTTCAGAACCATCACCTTTCAAGAAGTTTCAGGGGAGAAGTTTCTCTGAATTATTTACCATGAAAAGTCCACTTTAAAAATaggtggcttttgttttgtttttaattactatttttataatGGTCTAGTTACAACAGTGGTGCAATTACAATTATCTTCATTATTTATCTGACCAAAGCGtcattttgcaaaatactttGAAGCTGTCCAGCAGAAATATGCTAGGAGGAATGTTTTAACTTTGCTTTCATCTGGTTACTTTCACACTGTATCATATGGAAGGCCATATCAAACTGagactttaatttatttaagaTCCTCCAAGCAGAAGAAACCAATTTCAGAAATTGGTCACTTCTCTGAACACTTGGAAAGACAATTCAAAACTAAAACGCAATCAAATAATTTCAATCCAGAAAAATCTGTTAACAGATGCATTTTTATATGCCTTGGCCTTACCTTTAACCCAGCTGCTACATGAGGTGGAGTGTCCACAATCTGTCTCTCATCAGAAGAGCTGCCTCGTTTCAGGTCGATCACTGGAGCAAggactgttgtttgttttgttctctgacTCTGAAAAATGaccaaaatacaaaatgtcCAAAAAGGTTAACAAAATAGCTTTCtaaaaagcagctttatttATATACTTGAAGTTGATTTCTccaatttctcttttaaaggaTAAAAACCAGTATCAGATCCTTCACTGTGCAAAGCTCGatatatcatttattttaaacttaccAGCATACAGTAACtcaatatttctaaaaaatatttttgatgtagCTAACTTagcttatttcatattttagtgGTGGCAAAGGCCAACTCAGCTCAAAGCCAGATGTTTGCCAACGATAGTTATAAAACTAGTACACAAATACAGATCTGATGCAATACTTCAAAGAAAGCTTCAGTTAAACCAGCGTAGACCTTCCCCTTTTTAAGTGAGAGGGATCAAACTTTGATTGCACATGTACTAAAACATCCAGTGAATGGCTTGGAGTAGGACTAAAACCACGTGTCAGAAGTTTGGGTGATCTCTCTTCAGATGAGTTTGAAcccagtggattttttttaagaaggggCTCAGAATTATTCTAAAGACAAATTATAGTGTTTGTCACATCTTTCCATCTAATAAAATGCATCAAACTATTTTGAATTTAATTGTCCAATCCTATTCTATTCttctattactattattattattctatcTGCAGATACGTAGACATTTCACATCTCATTCATGCAGGCTCTGTCAACTAACAACAAAATC includes the following:
- the RBM17 gene encoding splicing factor 45 isoform X2; its protein translation is MSLYDDLGVETSDSKTEGWSKNFKLLQSQLQVKKAALTQAKSQRTKQTTVLAPVIDLKRGSSSDERQIVDTPPHVAAGLKDPVPSGFSAGDVLIPLADEYDPMFPNDYEKVVKRQREERQRQRELERQKEIEEREKRRKDRHEASGFSRRPDPDSDEDEDYERERRKRSMGGAAIAPPTSLVEKDKEPVASFPFEEESRPRAPSSKAAIPPPVYDEPDRPRSPTGPSNSFLANMGGTVAHKIMQKYGFREGQGLGKHEQGLSTALSVEKTSKRGGKIIVGDATEKDATKKTDSNPLTEILKCPTKVVLLRNMVGAGEVDEDLEVETKEECEKYGKVGKCVIFEIPGAPDDEAVRIFLEFERVESAIKAVVDLNGRYFGGRVVKACFYNLDKFRVLDLAEQV
- the RBM17 gene encoding splicing factor 45 isoform X3 — encoded protein: MSLYDDLGVETSDSKTEGWSKNFKLLQSQLQVKKAALTQAKSQRTKQTTVLAPVIDLKRGSSSDERQIVDTPPHVAAGLKDPVPSGFSAGDVLIPLADEYDPMFPNDYEKVVKRQREERQRQRELERQKEIEEREKRKDRHEASGFSRRPDPDSDEDEDYERERRKRSMGGAAIAPPTSLVEKDKEPVASFPFEEESRPRAPSSKAAIPPPVYDEPDRPRSPTGPSNSFLANMGGTVAHKIMQKYGFREGQGLGKHEQGLSTALSVEKTSKRGGKIIVGDATEKADATKKTDSNPLTEILKCPTKVVLLRNMVGAGEVDEDLEVETKEECEKYGKVGKCVIFEIPGAPDDEAVRIFLEFERVESAIKAVVDLNGRYFGGRVVKACFYNLDKFRVLDLAEQV
- the RBM17 gene encoding splicing factor 45 isoform X1 — encoded protein: MSLYDDLGVETSDSKTEGWSKNFKLLQSQLQVKKAALTQAKSQRTKQTTVLAPVIDLKRGSSSDERQIVDTPPHVAAGLKDPVPSGFSAGDVLIPLADEYDPMFPNDYEKVVKRQREERQRQRELERQKEIEEREKRRKDRHEASGFSRRPDPDSDEDEDYERERRKRSMGGAAIAPPTSLVEKDKEPVASFPFEEESRPRAPSSKAAIPPPVYDEPDRPRSPTGPSNSFLANMGGTVAHKIMQKYGFREGQGLGKHEQGLSTALSVEKTSKRGGKIIVGDATEKADATKKTDSNPLTEILKCPTKVVLLRNMVGAGEVDEDLEVETKEECEKYGKVGKCVIFEIPGAPDDEAVRIFLEFERVESAIKAVVDLNGRYFGGRVVKACFYNLDKFRVLDLAEQV